The Halorussus salinus genome includes a region encoding these proteins:
- a CDS encoding glycosyltransferase produces MSGGIRVCHVLNALGDGGVQNLLLNMVERSESNVEHSISYLNELETSLEPAFRAKGVEVTDASPGGQFDPRAVGALARHVRKRDVDVLHAHLPWQQVVARLAGLVTDTAVVSTHHNLGDNSHPAVLAAERATRLLDAATAAVSETVAERHAGRWVGADDRWRVVHNGIDVPGFREEVRSRDGIEAGQKRATPDGGAESDSSAPTFLHVGRYIPGKSQRDLLHAMASVVEEAPGAHLYLVGWGDLEADLRAAADRLGIADNVSVTGYQSDVEDYYAAADAFVSSSLSEGFPITYIEAMAAELPVVSTAFGGAADIVADGETGFVVPTRDRAALADAMARLTDPEERAELGRAGYERAEELFDVARTEAEYREIYRECLDESATGAPPTPR; encoded by the coding sequence GTGTCGGGTGGGATTCGCGTCTGTCACGTCCTCAACGCGCTGGGCGACGGCGGGGTACAGAATCTGCTGTTGAACATGGTCGAGCGTTCCGAGAGCAACGTCGAGCATTCGATAAGCTACCTGAACGAACTGGAGACCTCCCTAGAGCCTGCGTTCCGCGCGAAGGGCGTCGAAGTCACCGACGCGAGTCCGGGCGGGCAGTTCGACCCGCGAGCGGTCGGCGCGCTGGCCCGCCACGTCCGGAAACGCGACGTAGACGTGCTTCACGCCCACCTGCCGTGGCAACAGGTGGTGGCCAGACTCGCCGGTCTCGTCACCGACACCGCGGTCGTCAGCACCCACCACAACCTCGGCGACAACAGTCACCCGGCCGTCCTCGCGGCCGAGCGAGCGACCAGACTCCTCGACGCGGCCACCGCGGCCGTCTCCGAGACGGTCGCCGAGCGCCACGCCGGACGGTGGGTCGGCGCAGACGACCGGTGGCGCGTCGTCCACAACGGCATCGACGTGCCGGGGTTCCGCGAGGAGGTCCGGTCGCGCGACGGAATCGAAGCCGGGCAAAAACGGGCGACGCCGGACGGCGGAGCCGAGAGCGATTCGAGCGCCCCGACCTTTCTCCACGTCGGGCGCTACATCCCCGGCAAGTCCCAGAGGGACCTCCTGCACGCGATGGCGAGCGTGGTCGAGGAGGCCCCCGGCGCGCACCTCTACCTCGTCGGGTGGGGAGACCTCGAAGCCGACCTCCGGGCGGCGGCCGACCGCCTCGGTATCGCGGATAACGTCTCGGTCACGGGCTACCAGAGCGACGTGGAGGACTACTACGCGGCGGCCGACGCGTTCGTGTCGAGTTCGCTCTCGGAGGGGTTCCCCATCACCTACATCGAGGCGATGGCCGCCGAACTGCCCGTCGTCTCGACGGCGTTCGGCGGCGCGGCCGACATCGTGGCCGACGGCGAGACCGGGTTCGTCGTGCCGACCCGCGACAGGGCGGCGCTCGCCGACGCGATGGCGAGACTGACCGACCCCGAGGAGCGCGCCGAGTTGGGGCGCGCGGGCTACGAGCGCGCCGAGGAGCTATTCGACGTGGCGCGCACCGAAGCCGAGTACCGCGAGATTTACCGGGAGTGTCTGGACGAGTCAGCCACAGGAGCGCCCCCGACGCCGCGGTGA
- a CDS encoding glucosamine inositolphosphorylceramide transferase family protein, giving the protein MMSALSSELRDELLRSLRSRLGDVRAVRWLSRRVGETLHHTVPQVVGDARTAGSSAGHRRGQPSARPWFTGESIPTYPYRDAPFDPVALQPSPNVLNPVLTARDVTDYGRAGGVADPFLFVTAAGDWHMFFEVFNQDADPTAVVGHATSPDGGSSWEYDRVVLRTDAHLSFPYVFQWEGTRYLLPDPWDKSAGTADVLLYEAREFPHDWTEAATILSLDYPVSDTVVFRWDDRWWAIAGDERDLYAFHSPTLRADDWEPHADNPVVRDRPRGARPAGRPVVREEGVLLFLQQCVSGYGERVRAFEVTALSPDRYEDAELDSSPTVQASDSPVGWNSGKMHHVDPWFDGRTWRCAVDGNIDFGNGVFGHNWAIGMYESVASASRPPDVRPDEEATARLGPDSSG; this is encoded by the coding sequence ATGATGTCGGCGCTCTCGTCTGAACTCCGGGACGAACTGCTTCGGTCACTCCGGTCGAGACTCGGCGACGTTCGCGCGGTCCGGTGGCTCAGTCGCCGGGTCGGCGAGACGCTCCACCACACGGTCCCGCAGGTCGTCGGCGACGCGCGCACCGCCGGGTCGTCGGCCGGGCACCGCCGCGGCCAACCGTCGGCGAGGCCGTGGTTCACCGGCGAGTCGATTCCGACCTACCCCTACCGCGACGCCCCGTTCGACCCGGTGGCGCTCCAGCCCTCGCCGAACGTCCTCAATCCGGTGTTGACCGCGCGCGACGTGACCGACTACGGTCGGGCGGGCGGCGTGGCCGACCCGTTCCTGTTCGTCACCGCGGCGGGCGACTGGCACATGTTCTTCGAGGTGTTCAATCAGGACGCCGACCCGACCGCGGTCGTCGGCCACGCGACCAGTCCGGACGGCGGGTCGTCGTGGGAGTACGACCGCGTGGTGTTGCGAACCGACGCCCACCTCTCGTTCCCCTACGTCTTCCAGTGGGAGGGGACCCGCTACCTCCTGCCCGACCCGTGGGACAAGTCGGCCGGAACCGCCGACGTTCTCCTCTACGAAGCCCGCGAGTTCCCCCACGACTGGACCGAGGCGGCGACGATTCTCTCGCTCGACTATCCCGTGAGCGACACCGTGGTCTTCCGGTGGGACGACCGCTGGTGGGCCATCGCGGGCGACGAGCGGGACCTCTACGCCTTCCACTCGCCGACGCTCCGGGCCGACGACTGGGAACCCCACGCCGACAACCCCGTCGTCCGCGACCGGCCGCGCGGAGCGCGGCCCGCGGGTCGGCCCGTCGTCCGCGAGGAGGGCGTCCTCCTCTTTCTCCAGCAGTGCGTCTCGGGGTACGGCGAGCGGGTCCGGGCCTTCGAGGTGACGGCCCTCTCACCCGACCGGTACGAGGACGCGGAACTCGACTCGTCGCCGACGGTGCAGGCCAGCGACTCGCCGGTCGGGTGGAACTCCGGGAAGATGCACCACGTGGACCCGTGGTTCGACGGCCGGACGTGGCGGTGCGCGGTGGACGGCAACATCGACTTCGGCAACGGCGTCTTCGGCCACAACTGGGCCATCGGGATGTACGAGAGCGTCGCCTCGGCCTCCCGTCCGCCGGACGTTCGCCCCGACGAGGAGGCGACCGCTCGGCTCGGCCCGGACTCGTCGGGGTAG
- a CDS encoding carboxylate--amine ligase, protein MFANGGAGDGVVVPAITHPSSLACVRSLGRRGIETTLVSEEPSAEAFRSRYCDESVVVPSPSRDALGYKDALLDLARRSRVRTVLPVREKDVYLLAKYRDEFAEWVGTPWPDFETLRTVQDRIRLYDAAHEVGVATPETHLLTDCTDWSRPWILKGRYSVLPTDGEASALDGRAPETGGESHGLARPPTTRYLPAGERPDVTRAVNEMYHVPIVQAFLPATDEYGFFALYDEGEQVASFQHRQIRGVHYSGGASAYRESVEIPELERLGTRLLDHLDWHGAAMVEFLRDPETGEFSLMEINPRFWSSLPFTVQAGADFPYYAWLLATGATDRIDCDYEVGTAGHLLSGEASHLLSLLADDTALVERPSFARTAADVATSLVRHPRFDYLDATDPLPFATYAGRRLVGLADRLAGRDESGGSEAEAEPASSDQPQRSRLEVNEPEVER, encoded by the coding sequence ATGTTTGCGAATGGTGGGGCGGGGGATGGGGTAGTCGTGCCTGCGATAACTCATCCGAGTTCACTCGCCTGCGTCCGGTCGCTGGGTCGCCGCGGTATCGAAACGACGCTGGTCTCCGAGGAGCCGTCGGCCGAGGCGTTCCGGTCGCGCTACTGCGACGAGTCGGTCGTCGTGCCGTCGCCGTCTCGGGACGCCCTCGGGTACAAGGACGCCCTGCTCGACCTCGCGCGCCGGTCGCGCGTCCGGACCGTGCTACCGGTCCGGGAGAAAGACGTGTACCTCCTCGCGAAGTACCGCGACGAGTTCGCCGAGTGGGTCGGCACGCCGTGGCCCGACTTCGAGACGCTTCGGACGGTTCAAGACCGGATTCGGCTCTACGACGCCGCCCACGAGGTCGGCGTGGCGACGCCCGAGACCCACCTGCTGACCGACTGCACGGACTGGTCGCGGCCGTGGATTCTGAAGGGCCGGTACTCGGTCCTGCCGACCGACGGCGAGGCGAGCGCACTCGACGGTCGCGCCCCCGAGACCGGGGGCGAGTCCCACGGCCTCGCCCGACCGCCGACGACGCGCTACCTCCCGGCGGGCGAGCGTCCCGACGTAACACGTGCGGTAAACGAGATGTATCACGTTCCCATCGTCCAAGCGTTCCTGCCCGCGACCGACGAGTACGGCTTTTTCGCGCTCTACGACGAGGGCGAGCAGGTGGCGTCGTTCCAGCATCGCCAGATTCGGGGCGTCCACTACAGCGGCGGCGCGAGCGCCTACCGCGAGTCAGTCGAGATTCCCGAACTGGAGCGCCTCGGGACGCGACTGCTCGACCACCTCGACTGGCACGGTGCGGCGATGGTCGAGTTCCTCCGGGACCCCGAGACCGGCGAGTTCTCGCTCATGGAGATAAACCCGCGGTTCTGGTCGTCGCTTCCCTTCACCGTGCAGGCGGGCGCGGACTTCCCCTACTACGCGTGGCTGTTGGCCACCGGCGCGACCGACCGCATCGACTGCGACTACGAGGTCGGGACCGCAGGCCACCTGCTGAGCGGGGAGGCCAGCCACCTGTTGAGTCTCCTCGCCGACGACACCGCGCTGGTCGAACGGCCCTCGTTCGCCCGGACGGCCGCGGACGTGGCGACCTCGCTGGTTCGCCACCCCCGGTTCGACTACCTCGACGCGACCGACCCCCTGCCGTTCGCCACCTACGCGGGGCGACGCCTCGTCGGACTCGCCGACAGACTCGCGGGCCGCGACGAGTCCGGCGGGAGCGAGGCCGAGGCCGAACCGGCGTCGAGCGATCAACCGCAACGCTCCCGGTTGGAAGTCAACGAACCGGAGGTCGAGCGATGA
- a CDS encoding alkaline phosphatase family protein produces MDTLAETLPYHPNLIIKKLNSLYHTRMDRREYNTEGTNVFAEDWDNLAILDACRDDQFRVTNTLAGEVETKVSRGSNTSEFLKANCNGRDLSDTVYVTASPIYYYHRDAIDAEFHEVINVWNEEGWHEDVKTVLPETTTEYALDAAEEYPDKRLLVHYIQPHYPFVESDTEFDKKQLHDGAEKDKSFWHELNHGDLDISRRQLWHLFEENLERALPHVERLVGELDGRTVVTSDHGNMFGERSRPIPVEFYGHPPKLYTDPLVRVPWLVQEADERREIVSGDSRADTDSIDDETVSERLADLGYVEM; encoded by the coding sequence ATGGATACGCTCGCAGAGACGCTCCCGTACCATCCGAATCTGATAATAAAGAAATTGAACAGTCTCTACCACACCCGCATGGACCGACGCGAGTACAACACGGAGGGGACCAACGTCTTCGCGGAGGACTGGGACAACCTCGCCATCCTCGACGCCTGTCGCGACGACCAGTTTCGCGTCACGAACACGCTCGCTGGCGAAGTCGAGACCAAGGTCTCGCGGGGGTCGAACACCTCGGAGTTCCTGAAGGCCAACTGCAACGGGCGGGACCTCTCCGATACCGTGTACGTCACGGCCAGCCCCATCTACTACTACCACCGGGACGCCATCGACGCGGAGTTTCACGAGGTCATCAACGTCTGGAACGAGGAGGGCTGGCACGAGGACGTGAAGACGGTCCTGCCCGAGACGACGACCGAGTACGCGCTCGACGCGGCCGAGGAGTACCCCGACAAGCGACTCCTCGTCCACTACATCCAGCCCCACTACCCGTTCGTCGAGTCCGACACGGAGTTCGACAAGAAACAGCTTCACGACGGCGCGGAGAAGGACAAGAGCTTCTGGCACGAACTCAACCACGGCGACCTCGACATCTCGCGCCGTCAGCTCTGGCACCTCTTCGAGGAGAACCTCGAACGCGCCCTGCCTCACGTCGAGCGGTTGGTCGGGGAACTCGACGGTCGGACCGTCGTCACGTCGGACCACGGCAACATGTTCGGCGAGCGCAGTCGGCCGATTCCGGTCGAGTTCTACGGCCACCCGCCGAAGCTCTACACCGACCCGCTTGTCCGGGTGCCGTGGCTCGTCCAAGAGGCCGACGAGCGCAGAGAAATCGTGTCCGGCGACTCGCGCGCCGACACCGACAGCATCGACGACGAGACCGTCTCGGAGCGTCTCGCCGACCTCGGCTACGTCGAGATGTAA
- a CDS encoding glycosyltransferase family 2 protein, whose translation MGVLPSGPQRVERPHRERRPAVGLIATESNNESIERTVRRANELGYEIFVVPGDDESADLVARTGGTVVRTDGTSDGDPKVAIAATARDEEVPGVLLAEEPTSRIDYTRSLSAFRERDAYVVSAVEDDARTAADDPILAGIPAYNESETIAQVVDVATEYADEVVVVDDGSADRTARVARGEGAVVVRHSTNEGKGAALKSLLDYAERRSCSALVLLDGDGQHLPGDIPTVAEPVLRGDADVVIGSRYLQRGMGSQTPLYRRVGQRILDRSISVLFGVSVSDTQSGFRALSPRAVEEITIRTNGMAVETEMLDAANRNDLTIAERPIRVQYDVHNGQTYNPVRHGVTVLGRIVQLVARGVVTGPTAEETDHRGRATDADSPTEGERVARRRERAVARNGGGAPPSDETGDQRSADEREQSRR comes from the coding sequence ATGGGGGTACTACCGTCAGGCCCACAGCGTGTCGAGCGTCCGCACCGCGAGCGACGCCCGGCCGTCGGTCTGATAGCGACGGAGTCGAACAACGAGTCAATCGAGCGAACGGTACGACGAGCCAACGAGCTAGGCTACGAGATATTCGTCGTGCCCGGCGACGACGAGTCGGCCGACCTCGTCGCCCGGACGGGCGGAACCGTCGTCCGGACGGACGGCACGAGCGACGGCGACCCGAAGGTCGCGATAGCCGCGACCGCCCGCGACGAGGAGGTTCCCGGAGTCCTCCTCGCCGAGGAGCCGACGAGCCGAATCGACTACACCCGGAGCCTATCGGCGTTTCGAGAGCGCGACGCCTACGTCGTCTCCGCTGTCGAGGACGATGCGCGCACGGCCGCAGACGACCCGATACTGGCGGGCATCCCCGCGTACAACGAGAGCGAGACGATAGCGCAGGTCGTGGACGTAGCGACCGAGTACGCCGACGAGGTGGTCGTCGTGGACGACGGGAGCGCCGACCGGACCGCGCGAGTGGCCCGCGGGGAGGGCGCGGTCGTCGTCCGTCACTCCACCAACGAGGGGAAAGGGGCCGCGCTGAAGAGCCTGCTGGACTACGCCGAGCGCCGGTCGTGTTCCGCGCTCGTCCTCCTCGACGGCGACGGCCAACACCTGCCCGGAGACATCCCGACCGTCGCCGAGCCGGTTCTCCGCGGCGACGCCGACGTGGTCATCGGCAGTCGGTACCTCCAGCGGGGGATGGGGTCCCAGACCCCGCTCTACCGGCGCGTCGGCCAGCGAATTCTCGACCGGAGCATCTCCGTTCTGTTCGGCGTCTCGGTTTCGGACACCCAGAGCGGGTTCCGTGCACTGTCGCCGCGGGCCGTCGAGGAGATAACCATCCGGACGAACGGCATGGCCGTCGAGACGGAGATGCTGGACGCCGCGAACCGCAACGACCTGACCATCGCCGAGCGCCCGATTCGGGTCCAGTACGACGTACACAACGGCCAGACCTACAACCCGGTCCGCCACGGCGTGACGGTCCTCGGGCGAATCGTCCAGTTGGTCGCCCGCGGCGTCGTGACCGGACCGACCGCCGAGGAGACCGACCACCGCGGGCGAGCGACCGACGCCGACTCGCCCACCGAGGGCGAACGCGTGGCGAGGCGACGCGAGCGCGCCGTAGCACGAAACGGCGGCGGCGCGCCGCCGAGTGACGAGACCGGGGACCAGCGGAGCGCCGACGAACGAGAGCAGTCACGACGATGA
- a CDS encoding glycosyltransferase family 4 protein, with the protein MTDRRESTSTPRRDASERGETLRILRVTSDIHPEVPGGLGLHVHSLSKKQAEMGHDVTVLTSDHGDRSLPRTEVRDGYVLKRHREVASPVDNSIVPGLAVSLWDLTDEYDVVHAHSHLFFSSNLAALFGSLTDVPLVVTNHGLFSQSAPEWVQKAYLYTVGRKTFDAAERVFCYSETDRDRLQSYGVETPVAVVRNGIDCTEFRPVESETRDESGGGNGETGIAGSDDHTLLFVGRLKPGKGVHVLLQAMAELREEFPDLTLKVVGEGPLRESLEEYAADRGVADRVAFTGWLAQERLPEEYSDASVFVLPSYNEGFPRTVLEALACETPVVTTDLPQLESVLDGVGLTVPPESPDLLASAVADLLGDDERREEMAAEGRALVADRYSWDRTVEETTETYYEVLDAHPRTRERPVPAKRTPPR; encoded by the coding sequence ATGACAGACAGGCGAGAATCGACATCGACACCGCGACGCGACGCATCGGAGCGAGGAGAGACGTTACGGATTCTCCGCGTGACCAGCGACATCCACCCGGAGGTCCCCGGCGGACTCGGACTCCACGTCCACAGCCTCTCGAAGAAGCAGGCCGAGATGGGCCACGACGTGACGGTCCTCACGTCGGACCACGGCGACCGGTCGCTCCCGCGCACGGAAGTCCGGGACGGCTACGTGCTGAAGCGCCACCGCGAGGTGGCCAGTCCCGTGGACAACAGCATCGTGCCCGGACTCGCCGTCTCCCTGTGGGACCTCACCGACGAGTACGACGTGGTTCACGCCCACTCGCACCTGTTCTTCTCGTCGAACCTCGCCGCGCTGTTCGGGTCGCTGACCGACGTGCCGCTGGTCGTGACCAATCACGGCCTGTTCTCCCAGTCTGCTCCCGAGTGGGTGCAGAAGGCGTACCTCTACACCGTCGGCCGGAAGACGTTCGACGCCGCCGAGCGCGTGTTCTGCTACTCGGAGACCGACCGCGACCGCCTGCAGTCCTACGGCGTCGAGACCCCGGTCGCGGTCGTGCGCAACGGCATCGACTGCACGGAGTTCCGGCCGGTCGAGAGCGAAACGCGAGACGAGAGCGGTGGCGGAAACGGAGAGACCGGAATCGCCGGAAGCGACGACCACACCCTCCTGTTCGTCGGGCGACTGAAGCCCGGCAAGGGGGTCCACGTCCTCCTGCAGGCGATGGCCGAGTTGCGCGAGGAGTTCCCCGACCTGACGCTGAAAGTCGTCGGCGAGGGACCGCTCCGGGAGTCGCTGGAGGAGTACGCCGCGGACCGCGGCGTCGCCGACCGCGTGGCGTTCACGGGATGGCTCGCCCAAGAGCGCCTGCCCGAGGAGTACAGCGACGCCAGCGTCTTCGTTCTCCCGAGCTACAACGAGGGGTTCCCGCGGACCGTCCTCGAAGCACTGGCCTGCGAGACGCCGGTCGTGACCACCGACCTGCCGCAACTCGAATCGGTCTTGGACGGCGTGGGCCTGACCGTACCGCCCGAATCGCCCGACCTGCTGGCCTCGGCCGTCGCCGACTTGCTGGGCGACGACGAGCGCCGCGAGGAGATGGCCGCCGAGGGCCGGGCGCTGGTCGCCGACCGCTACTCGTGGGACCGGACCGTCGAGGAGACCACCGAGACGTACTACGAGGTGCTGGACGCCCACCCGCGGACGCGCGAGCGACCGGTCCCGGCGAAGAGGACGCCGCCGCGATGA
- a CDS encoding lipid II:glycine glycyltransferase FemX: MTVRVETTSDADEWDACVEQSPQTGFFHQHDALATLADHFDARLHTLVGYVGQEPVGVFPVFGLERGPLWVAASQPPGVEINTGPALLNHEKLKQRKAEKRHRKFLSGCMEFVEEVLDPDYCKIATTDRYDDVRPLVNHGLDVRPSYTYVLDLEPGAEELMAQFSSDARSNVRNTDEDRYEIREGGVEEVARIVSFVRRRYDEQDEDHYLDADLATDLYETLGDEAVRPYVCEVDGEVESGLLALEYGDTVYRWQGGPRPRVDVPVNDLLDWRVIRDAVERDLARYDLVGAMLPRLCEYKAKFGPEPRPVYLAERRNLTAKLASETYRGLRTLRGLQTFRGLSLTD; encoded by the coding sequence ATGACGGTTCGCGTCGAGACGACTTCGGACGCCGACGAGTGGGACGCCTGCGTCGAGCAGTCGCCACAGACCGGCTTCTTCCACCAGCACGACGCGCTGGCGACGCTGGCGGACCACTTCGACGCGCGACTCCACACGCTGGTCGGCTACGTCGGACAGGAACCGGTCGGCGTCTTCCCGGTGTTCGGTCTCGAACGCGGCCCGCTGTGGGTCGCGGCCTCCCAGCCGCCGGGCGTCGAGATAAACACCGGTCCGGCGCTGTTGAACCACGAGAAGCTGAAACAGCGCAAGGCCGAGAAGCGCCACCGGAAGTTCCTCTCGGGGTGCATGGAGTTCGTCGAGGAGGTGCTGGACCCCGACTACTGCAAGATAGCGACCACCGACCGGTACGACGACGTGCGACCGCTGGTCAACCACGGCCTCGACGTGCGGCCCTCCTACACCTACGTCCTCGACCTCGAACCCGGAGCCGAGGAGTTGATGGCGCAGTTCAGTAGCGACGCCCGGAGTAACGTTCGGAACACCGACGAAGACCGGTACGAGATTCGGGAGGGCGGCGTCGAGGAGGTGGCGCGAATCGTCTCGTTCGTCCGGCGGCGCTACGACGAACAGGACGAGGACCACTACCTCGACGCCGATTTGGCGACCGACCTCTACGAGACGCTGGGCGACGAGGCGGTCCGACCCTACGTCTGCGAAGTCGATGGTGAGGTGGAAAGCGGTCTCCTCGCGCTCGAATACGGCGACACCGTCTATCGCTGGCAGGGCGGCCCCCGCCCGCGGGTGGACGTGCCGGTCAACGACCTGCTGGACTGGCGGGTGATTCGGGACGCGGTCGAGCGGGACCTCGCTCGCTACGACCTCGTGGGCGCGATGCTCCCGCGGCTCTGCGAGTACAAGGCGAAGTTCGGTCCGGAGCCGAGACCGGTGTATCTGGCCGAGCGGCGCAACCTCACCGCGAAACTCGCCTCCGAGACCTACCGGGGACTCCGGACGCTTCGGGGACTCCAGACGTTCCGGGGACTCTCGCTGACGGACTGA
- a CDS encoding lipid II:glycine glycyltransferase FemX, giving the protein MTKLQANVVGSIDAVNENQWDNVVAQSECGTIFQQAEWLRAIENTLDRTPRHVVIEKNGNPVAVFPNFVSDIELPVDLPVDAKAVGARRLSSVDPGFGGPLIMGKKERVLGALDRTLDRVHDENSVFHKMRILDSNHVQYAQTLRKWGYRPSLLYCRFALDLDDYDRIIDGMDKERRKEIRDAKEIDYEVEVEEGDPEAMRAFHGEYLKTMSHVDGSPFPEAFFAELGEHLGDQIRILTAHVEGEEAGQHLYLCDDNRNALHYFFAGVDEEYFRYSSPTLIHDHALQWGIDEGYDRFDFGSTNANYANGTFNYKHKFGAELEPIYEWEKGTDPIRWPVYWAARRLYRRRSDTLEG; this is encoded by the coding sequence ATGACGAAACTCCAAGCAAACGTCGTCGGGAGCATCGACGCGGTCAACGAAAACCAGTGGGACAACGTGGTCGCCCAGTCGGAGTGTGGCACCATCTTCCAGCAAGCGGAGTGGCTCCGGGCGATAGAGAACACCTTAGACCGGACGCCGAGACACGTCGTCATCGAGAAGAACGGCAATCCGGTCGCGGTCTTCCCGAACTTCGTCTCGGACATCGAGTTACCCGTGGACCTCCCGGTGGACGCGAAGGCGGTCGGCGCGAGGCGACTGAGTTCGGTGGACCCCGGTTTCGGCGGGCCGCTCATCATGGGCAAGAAAGAGCGCGTCCTCGGCGCGCTCGACCGGACGCTCGACCGCGTTCACGACGAGAACTCGGTGTTCCACAAGATGCGAATCCTCGATTCGAACCACGTCCAGTACGCCCAGACGCTCCGCAAGTGGGGGTATCGGCCCTCCCTGCTCTACTGCCGGTTCGCGCTCGATTTGGACGACTACGACCGAATCATCGACGGGATGGACAAGGAGCGCCGGAAGGAGATTCGGGACGCCAAGGAGATAGACTACGAGGTCGAAGTCGAGGAGGGCGACCCCGAGGCGATGCGGGCGTTCCACGGCGAGTACCTCAAGACCATGAGTCACGTGGACGGGTCGCCGTTCCCCGAGGCGTTCTTCGCGGAGTTGGGCGAGCATCTCGGCGACCAGATTCGGATTCTGACCGCGCACGTCGAGGGCGAGGAGGCCGGGCAACACCTCTACCTGTGCGACGACAATCGGAACGCGCTCCACTACTTCTTCGCGGGCGTGGACGAGGAGTACTTCCGGTACTCGTCGCCGACGCTCATCCACGACCACGCCCTCCAGTGGGGAATCGACGAAGGGTACGACCGGTTCGACTTCGGGAGTACGAACGCCAACTACGCGAACGGCACCTTCAATTACAAACACAAGTTCGGCGCGGAGTTGGAGCCGATATACGAGTGGGAGAAGGGGACCGACCCGATTCGGTGGCCGGTCTACTGGGCGGCCCGGCGGCTCTACCGACGGCGGAGCGACACCCTCGAAGGGTGA
- a CDS encoding sulfatase-like hydrolase/transferase, which produces MYGNSDTPLSMQLVWSLYDHIPEEVQDAGEPIYYWYQSKRADHDHEPPTRSVRRRDDAPDHVLTVVVDALRPDHVPSVGMPFDTAIAPSTWTFPSVTSMHTGVYPSEHGAAAHTRPDADEYAMPRQVEDRPTLPAELEAAGYDTYGGFAFVVPFTALRGWYGTHRLYGNDLAEDLFEDYISWRSGRERTFGYVHLGDLHTPIEVPDEYFEGRNVDTDVFEELQPCVEFDGCENCRRLQRERFARYRAAHDYVEDQLRRLLSVVGDDTLVVVVGDHGEGQGEHYERANRITDSRPNGGSGYRGNVGHGGTPFDVVARVPVGVSTPDAFAGSDDDLLPEGGWPSLVDLAPTILDATVEESLLADEATGRRWQEPIPADRTAVCEAARFGVERKAAYRGDSKVIRSEADDVTYTAEVGRSEPGERFRTIPTREREELLASLPDSWEEFDVTQSVSPAVERRLKKLGYR; this is translated from the coding sequence ATGTACGGGAATAGCGATACACCCCTCTCGATGCAGTTGGTTTGGTCGCTCTACGACCACATCCCCGAGGAGGTCCAAGACGCGGGCGAACCGATCTACTATTGGTATCAGAGCAAGCGAGCGGACCACGACCACGAACCGCCGACGAGGAGCGTCCGGCGGCGCGACGACGCGCCCGACCACGTGCTGACGGTCGTCGTGGACGCGCTCCGGCCCGACCACGTGCCGAGCGTCGGAATGCCGTTCGACACCGCTATCGCACCGAGTACGTGGACGTTCCCGTCGGTCACGAGTATGCACACCGGCGTCTATCCGAGCGAACACGGCGCGGCGGCCCACACCCGACCCGACGCCGACGAGTACGCGATGCCCCGGCAGGTCGAGGACCGGCCGACGCTCCCGGCGGAGTTGGAGGCGGCGGGCTACGACACCTACGGCGGGTTCGCGTTCGTCGTGCCGTTCACCGCGCTCCGGGGCTGGTACGGGACTCACCGACTCTACGGTAACGACCTCGCGGAAGACCTATTCGAGGACTATATTTCGTGGCGGAGCGGCAGGGAGCGGACTTTCGGGTACGTCCACCTCGGGGACCTCCACACGCCCATCGAGGTCCCCGACGAGTACTTCGAGGGCCGAAACGTCGATACGGACGTGTTCGAGGAGCTACAGCCGTGCGTCGAGTTCGACGGCTGTGAGAACTGTCGGCGACTCCAGCGCGAGCGGTTCGCCCGGTATCGGGCGGCCCACGACTACGTGGAAGACCAACTTCGGCGACTCCTCTCGGTGGTCGGCGACGACACGCTGGTCGTCGTGGTGGGCGACCACGGCGAGGGGCAGGGCGAACACTACGAGCGCGCCAACCGCATCACCGACTCCCGGCCCAACGGCGGGAGCGGGTATCGCGGCAACGTCGGCCACGGCGGCACGCCCTTCGACGTGGTGGCCCGCGTGCCGGTCGGCGTCTCGACACCCGACGCGTTCGCGGGGTCGGACGACGACCTGCTCCCGGAGGGCGGGTGGCCGAGTCTGGTAGACCTCGCGCCGACGATTCTGGACGCGACCGTCGAGGAGTCCCTCCTCGCCGACGAGGCCACGGGCCGACGGTGGCAGGAGCCGATTCCGGCCGACCGGACCGCCGTCTGCGAGGCGGCGCGCTTCGGCGTCGAGCGCAAGGCCGCCTACCGGGGTGACTCGAAGGTTATCCGGTCGGAAGCCGACGACGTGACCTACACCGCCGAGGTCGGCCGGTCGGAGCCGGGCGAACGGTTCCGGACGATTCCGACCCGCGAGCGCGAGGAGTTGCTCGCCAGCCTGCCCGACAGTTGGGAGGAGTTCGACGTAACACAGTCGGTCAGTCCGGCGGTCGAGCGTCGGCTAAAGAAGTTGGGTTATCGGTGA